In a single window of the Sediminicoccus sp. KRV36 genome:
- a CDS encoding protein phosphatase 2C domain-containing protein, with translation MSPASNSATHPGAVRPRNEDNLVDRPDLGLWAVADGAGGHGSGDVASTAIAEALGSIPPGLSAAEMLAQVRLRLAAVHAELQARAMARGRGGVIASTIVVLLIRGAHFAALWAGDSRIYLLRAGTLHRVTHDHSLVQELVDAGTLSAEEAEAHPQANVITRAIGAEGELELDKVADRLHPGDRFMLCSDGVFKELPEAEIAAHLAQGAAAAELVERAVLAGGRDNVTVVVVQA, from the coding sequence ATGAGCCCCGCCTCCAACTCCGCCACCCATCCCGGGGCGGTCAGGCCGCGCAACGAGGATAATCTGGTGGACCGCCCCGATCTCGGGCTCTGGGCGGTGGCCGATGGCGCGGGGGGGCATGGCTCGGGCGATGTTGCCAGCACCGCCATCGCCGAGGCCCTGGGCAGCATTCCGCCCGGGCTTTCAGCCGCTGAAATGCTGGCGCAGGTGCGGCTGCGGCTGGCGGCGGTGCATGCCGAATTGCAGGCCAGGGCGATGGCACGCGGGCGCGGCGGTGTGATCGCCTCCACCATCGTGGTGCTGCTGATCCGTGGCGCGCATTTTGCGGCACTCTGGGCGGGCGATAGCCGCATCTACCTGCTGCGCGCGGGCACCCTGCACCGCGTGACGCATGACCACAGCCTCGTGCAGGAATTGGTGGATGCCGGCACGCTCAGCGCCGAGGAAGCCGAGGCCCACCCCCAGGCCAATGTCATCACCCGCGCCATCGGCGCAGAGGGCGAGCTGGAACTGGACAAGGTGGCGGACAGGCTGCACCCCGGTGACCGCTTCATGCTGTGCAGCGATGGCGTCTTCAAGGAACTGCCCGAGGCTGAGATCGCGGCCCACCTCGCGCAGGGTGCGGCGGCGGCCGAGCTGGTGGAGCGCGCCGTGCTGGCCGGCGGGCGGGACAATGTCACCGTGGTGGTGGTGCAGGCCTGA
- the tssC gene encoding type VI secretion system contractile sheath large subunit, translated as MPDPHGAPLRDAVLAGHFFSAGSPAREVAEFLAERQPAAILRGWMGEERLQRIAAAGPDRRALLEEALDRDIAALDALISRQVDAILHQPRLTRLEGSWRGLHWLVDGFVQDRLVKVRLLVLRRAELARDLERAAEFDQSALFKVVYEEEFGTPGGEPFGMLAADYEIRPGPSPGHPVDDVALLSQLAAVGAAAFCPVVLPAAPALVGLDSWHGAGTTLSFAEALRAPERARWRSLAGREDTRFLALVLPRTLGRAPWGDDGSRADRFRYREAAGQAEARVWSTPIYALASVAARAFARYRWPAEIRGAEPGWEATGGVVETLPHERFRADPPGPPPRPPLELMLTDEQEREAADGGFVPFCGLDSLPEGSFGAVPSLHKPPRMTTDIANANQRMSAQLNSVLCVSRFAHIVKLMGRDMVGSFLSAEDVELRLQQWLNKHVTGLAGSSDASARYPLRDARVEVRERPGRPGNYGCTIMLQPHYQLDEVGASFRLVTDLAAARAAA; from the coding sequence ATGCCCGATCCGCACGGGGCGCCACTGCGCGACGCGGTCCTGGCCGGACACTTCTTCAGCGCCGGCTCCCCCGCGCGCGAGGTGGCGGAGTTCCTGGCCGAACGGCAGCCAGCCGCCATCCTGCGCGGCTGGATGGGCGAGGAGAGGCTGCAGCGCATCGCGGCAGCAGGGCCTGACCGTCGCGCCCTGCTCGAAGAAGCGCTGGACCGCGATATCGCCGCACTGGATGCGCTGATCTCCCGCCAGGTGGATGCCATCCTGCATCAGCCGCGCCTGACCCGGCTGGAGGGCTCCTGGCGCGGCCTGCACTGGCTGGTGGATGGCTTCGTGCAGGACCGCCTGGTGAAGGTGCGCCTGCTGGTGCTGCGCCGCGCGGAATTGGCGCGCGACCTGGAGCGCGCGGCGGAATTCGACCAATCCGCCCTGTTCAAGGTGGTCTATGAGGAGGAGTTCGGCACGCCGGGCGGTGAACCCTTCGGCATGCTCGCCGCCGATTACGAAATCCGCCCCGGCCCCTCGCCCGGGCATCCGGTGGATGATGTGGCGCTGCTCAGCCAATTGGCCGCCGTGGGGGCCGCCGCCTTCTGCCCGGTGGTGCTGCCGGCGGCACCCGCGCTGGTCGGGCTGGATTCCTGGCATGGCGCCGGCACCACGCTCTCCTTCGCGGAAGCGCTGCGCGCGCCGGAGCGGGCGCGCTGGCGCAGCCTGGCCGGGCGCGAGGATACGCGCTTCCTCGCCCTCGTCCTGCCCCGCACCCTGGGGCGGGCCCCCTGGGGCGATGATGGCAGCCGGGCGGATCGCTTCCGCTACCGCGAGGCCGCCGGCCAGGCCGAGGCCAGGGTCTGGAGCACGCCGATCTACGCGCTCGCCTCGGTCGCCGCGCGGGCCTTCGCCCGCTATCGCTGGCCGGCGGAAATCCGCGGCGCGGAGCCCGGCTGGGAGGCTACGGGCGGCGTGGTGGAAACCCTGCCGCATGAGCGTTTCCGCGCCGATCCGCCCGGCCCGCCGCCACGCCCGCCGCTCGAACTGATGCTGACGGACGAGCAGGAGCGCGAGGCGGCCGATGGCGGCTTCGTGCCCTTCTGCGGCCTCGACTCCCTGCCCGAAGGCAGTTTCGGCGCCGTGCCCAGCCTGCACAAGCCGCCCCGCATGACGACCGATATCGCCAATGCGAATCAGCGCATGTCGGCGCAGCTCAACAGCGTGCTGTGCGTCAGCCGCTTCGCGCATATCGTGAAGCTGATGGGCCGGGACATGGTGGGCAGCTTCCTCAGCGCCGAGGATGTGGAGCTGCGCCTGCAGCAATGGCTGAACAAGCATGTCACGGGCCTGGCCGGCAGCAGCGACGCCTCGGCGCGCTACCCGCTGCGCGATGCCCGCGTCGAGGTGCGCGAACGCCCTGGCCGGCCGGGCAATTATGGGTGCACCATCATGCTGCAGCCGCATTACCAGCTGGATGAGGTCGGCGCCTCCTTCAGGTTGGTCACCGACCTCGCCGCCGCGCGCGCGGCGGCATAG
- the tssH gene encoding type VI secretion system ATPase TssH: protein MVAIDLKSLVARMTELGRRQLEAAAGLTLSRSHYNVEIEHLLVKLIETPGSDVSMILKQAGVDAGRVLSELTRALDKMRTGNARAPALSPDIVTWLREAWMIASLEANQGKIRTGHMLAALISDEALARTVKDSAPTLLNIPTDALRKNLEALTKGSEEEAQASIAAPPGASTGTPTEGAPRAGGPLEQFCNDLTAQARAGKIDPILGRDAEIRQMIDILTRRRQNNPILTGEAGVGKTAVVEGLALRIASGDVPEALSKVRLMSLDLGMLQAGAGVKGEFENRLKGVIDGAKSSPQPVIMFIDEAHTLIGAGGAAGQNDAANLLKPALARGEMRCVAATTWAEYKKYFEKDAALTRRFQVVKVEEPSLPLANAMLRGLVATLEKHHGVRILDEAVTETVRLSARYIPARQLPDKGVSLLDTACARVSMSQAAIPAPIEDRTRRLALIATELAALGREAATGGDHEKRTGALVIEQAEVEAELEALKTRWEQEKAFVTRIRELREGLEAPPEGHDSVAALAELTKVSAELHALQGEEPLVHPVVDGQAVAEVVATWTGIPLGRMAGDELKAVLALQEKLEERVVGQSHALAAIAQAIRTNRAGLADPRKPIGVFLMAGTSGVGKTETALAVADLLYGGEQNLTTINMSEFKEEHKVATLMGSPPGYVGYGEGGVLTEAVRRRPYSVILLDEMEKAHPGVQDVFYQVFDKGNMKDGEGRDIDFKNCVIIMTSNAGTDTIAKLCADPETAPEPEALTEALRPDLLKVFKPAFLGRCNVVIYYPLADHVLKQIIALKLRSIGKRVRENYDVAFEVEPAVTDAIIERCREVESGARNIENILNRTLLPELSAGILERLAEGRPIGKVRVEMNDAGGFRYVLD, encoded by the coding sequence ATGGTGGCCATTGATCTGAAATCCCTGGTGGCGCGCATGACCGAATTGGGTCGCCGCCAGTTGGAAGCCGCCGCCGGGCTGACGCTCTCGCGCAGCCACTACAATGTCGAGATCGAGCATCTGCTGGTGAAGCTGATCGAGACGCCTGGCTCCGATGTCTCGATGATCCTGAAGCAGGCCGGCGTGGATGCGGGGCGCGTGCTCAGCGAACTCACCCGCGCGCTGGACAAGATGCGCACCGGCAATGCGCGCGCCCCCGCACTCTCCCCCGATATCGTCACCTGGCTGCGCGAGGCCTGGATGATCGCGAGCCTGGAAGCGAACCAGGGCAAGATCCGCACGGGCCACATGCTGGCGGCGTTGATCAGCGATGAAGCCTTGGCGCGGACCGTGAAGGACAGCGCGCCGACGCTGCTCAACATCCCGACCGACGCGCTGCGCAAGAATTTGGAGGCCCTGACCAAGGGCTCGGAGGAGGAGGCGCAGGCTTCCATCGCCGCCCCGCCCGGCGCCAGCACGGGCACGCCGACCGAGGGCGCGCCGCGCGCCGGCGGCCCGCTGGAGCAGTTCTGCAACGACCTCACGGCGCAGGCGCGTGCGGGAAAGATCGACCCCATCCTCGGCCGCGACGCCGAGATCCGCCAGATGATCGATATCCTGACGCGGCGCCGGCAGAACAACCCGATCCTCACGGGGGAGGCCGGCGTGGGCAAGACCGCCGTGGTGGAGGGCCTCGCGCTGCGCATCGCTTCGGGTGACGTGCCCGAAGCGCTCAGCAAGGTGCGGCTGATGTCGCTGGATCTTGGCATGCTGCAAGCCGGCGCCGGTGTGAAGGGTGAGTTCGAGAACCGCCTGAAGGGCGTGATTGATGGCGCCAAATCCTCGCCCCAGCCGGTGATCATGTTCATTGACGAGGCGCATACGCTGATCGGCGCCGGTGGCGCGGCCGGCCAGAATGACGCGGCCAATCTGCTCAAGCCGGCGCTGGCGCGCGGCGAGATGCGCTGCGTCGCCGCCACCACCTGGGCGGAATACAAGAAATACTTCGAGAAGGATGCGGCCCTGACCCGCCGCTTCCAGGTGGTGAAGGTGGAGGAGCCTTCGCTGCCGCTCGCCAACGCCATGCTGCGCGGCCTGGTCGCCACGCTGGAAAAGCACCACGGTGTGCGCATCCTGGATGAAGCCGTGACCGAGACGGTGCGGCTTTCGGCGCGTTATATCCCGGCGCGGCAATTGCCCGACAAGGGTGTGTCCCTGCTCGATACCGCCTGCGCGCGCGTCTCGATGAGCCAGGCGGCGATCCCCGCCCCCATCGAGGACCGCACGCGGCGTCTTGCGCTGATCGCGACGGAATTGGCGGCGCTCGGGCGCGAGGCCGCGACCGGTGGCGACCATGAGAAGCGCACCGGGGCACTCGTCATCGAGCAGGCCGAGGTCGAGGCCGAGCTCGAAGCGCTGAAGACGCGCTGGGAGCAGGAAAAGGCCTTCGTCACCCGCATCCGCGAATTGCGCGAGGGGCTGGAAGCGCCGCCGGAAGGGCATGACAGCGTGGCCGCGCTGGCTGAACTCACCAAGGTCTCCGCGGAGCTCCATGCGCTGCAAGGCGAGGAGCCGCTGGTGCATCCCGTGGTGGATGGCCAGGCCGTGGCGGAGGTCGTCGCCACCTGGACCGGCATTCCCCTGGGCCGCATGGCGGGTGACGAGTTGAAGGCCGTGCTGGCCCTCCAGGAGAAGCTGGAGGAGCGCGTGGTGGGGCAAAGCCATGCGCTGGCCGCCATCGCGCAGGCCATTCGCACCAACCGCGCGGGCCTCGCTGATCCGCGCAAGCCGATCGGCGTGTTCCTGATGGCCGGCACCTCCGGCGTGGGCAAGACGGAGACGGCGCTGGCCGTGGCTGACCTGCTCTATGGCGGCGAGCAGAACCTCACCACCATCAACATGAGCGAGTTCAAGGAAGAGCATAAGGTCGCGACGCTGATGGGCAGCCCGCCCGGCTATGTCGGCTATGGCGAGGGCGGCGTGCTGACCGAGGCGGTGCGCCGCCGCCCCTATTCCGTCATCCTGCTGGACGAGATGGAGAAGGCGCATCCGGGTGTCCAGGACGTGTTCTACCAGGTCTTCGACAAGGGCAACATGAAGGACGGCGAAGGCCGCGACATTGATTTCAAGAACTGCGTCATCATCATGACCAGCAATGCCGGCACCGACACCATCGCCAAGCTCTGCGCCGACCCCGAGACGGCGCCCGAGCCCGAGGCGCTGACCGAGGCGCTGCGCCCCGACCTGCTGAAGGTGTTCAAGCCCGCCTTCCTCGGCCGCTGCAACGTGGTGATCTATTACCCGCTCGCGGATCATGTGCTGAAGCAGATCATCGCGCTCAAGCTGCGCAGCATCGGCAAGCGCGTGCGCGAGAATTACGACGTCGCCTTCGAGGTGGAGCCGGCGGTGACGGATGCGATCATCGAGCGCTGCCGCGAGGTGGAGAGCGGCGCGCGCAACATCGAGAATATCCTCAATCGCACATTGCTGCCGGAACTCTCCGCCGGCATTCTCGAACGCCTCGCCGAAGGGCGGCCGATCGGCAAGGTGCGGGTGGAGATGAATGATGCGGGCGGTTTCCGCTACGTGCTGGATTGA
- a CDS encoding type VI secretion system tube protein Hcp, with amino-acid sequence MAIFLKYGDIKGETTQLTHKDWIEISSFQFGVGRGISSGVGGGSKREASAPSVSEITMTKTMDIASPLLLKDAVGGKAVTAKIELTQTDNSGKHVSFQKYILTNALISGYSISSGGDRPSESLSINFTKFDSEYLNIDDKFASKTTGHVIYDIAESKLS; translated from the coding sequence ATGGCCATCTTCCTCAAATATGGTGACATCAAGGGTGAGACGACCCAGCTCACCCACAAGGACTGGATCGAGATCTCCTCCTTCCAGTTCGGCGTCGGGCGCGGGATTTCGAGCGGTGTCGGTGGCGGCTCCAAGCGTGAGGCCTCGGCGCCGTCGGTCAGCGAGATCACGATGACCAAGACGATGGATATCGCCTCGCCCCTGCTGCTCAAGGATGCGGTCGGCGGCAAGGCGGTGACGGCGAAGATCGAGCTGACCCAGACCGACAACAGCGGCAAGCATGTCTCCTTCCAGAAGTATATCCTGACGAACGCGCTGATCTCGGGCTACAGCATCTCCTCCGGCGGGGACCGGCCGAGCGAGAGCCTGAGCATCAACTTCACGAAGTTCGACAGCGAATACCTCAACATCGACGACAAGTTCGCCTCGAAGACGACGGGTCACGTGATCTACGACATCGCGGAATCCAAGCTGAGCTGA
- the tssB gene encoding type VI secretion system contractile sheath small subunit, whose amino-acid sequence MASVHDKLNRVRKPRVHITYDVETEGAAIERELPFIVGVMGDFAGDPSEPLKPLAERKFTQIDRDNFNDVMARVAPGLNMKVENTLAGDGSEMGVNLKFRSMDDFEPAKVAEQVPALKALLETRSKLRDLMSKVDNSEKLEELLDEVLQDEAKLKSLSEQLGLGTPEA is encoded by the coding sequence ATGGCCAGCGTCCATGACAAACTCAACCGCGTGCGCAAGCCGCGTGTCCACATCACCTATGACGTCGAGACCGAGGGTGCCGCGATCGAGCGCGAGCTGCCCTTCATCGTCGGTGTCATGGGCGATTTCGCCGGTGATCCGTCCGAGCCGCTGAAGCCGCTGGCCGAACGCAAATTCACCCAGATCGACCGCGACAATTTCAACGACGTGATGGCCCGCGTCGCGCCCGGCCTGAACATGAAGGTCGAGAATACCCTGGCCGGCGATGGCAGCGAGATGGGCGTGAACCTGAAGTTCCGCTCGATGGATGATTTCGAGCCGGCCAAGGTGGCCGAGCAGGTGCCGGCGCTGAAGGCGCTGCTCGAAACGCGCTCCAAGCTGCGCGACCTGATGAGCAAGGTGGACAACTCCGAGAAGCTCGAAGAGCTGCTCGATGAGGTTCTGCAGGACGAAGCCAAGCTGAAGTCGCTCTCCGAGCAGCTCGGCCTCGGCACACCGGAGGCTTGA
- the tssC gene encoding type VI secretion system contractile sheath large subunit, with translation MSGTQAQPGAAGTTTTEEGGVSFLDQVIGATRQTEKDRAQDLIKALTEEALKGTVTYSKNLTQTFNRAIAEIDRKLSDQLNAIIHHEKFTKLEGSWRGLNHLVMNSETGTSLKIRLLQASKRELNRDLTRAVEFDQSGLFKKIYENEFGTPGGEPYGALIGDYEWTNHPDDVETLRLMSNVAAAGFAPFISAAGPGMFGFSDYRELSKPRDLSKIFETQEYAKWRSFRDSEDSRFVTLVLPRVIARLPYGANTKPIDEFAYEEAPFNADGSAKAMEHNEYCWMNAAYVHAARLTDAFAQYGWCTAIRGAEGGGKVTNLPTHTFTSDDGDMDAKCPTEIGITDRREAELSNNGFLPLCHYKNTDYSVFFGAQTTQKPKKYDRPEATANAAISARLPYIMATSRFAHFLKVMARDKIGSFMEASDCEVWLNRWIQNYVNPIEGAGQESRAKYPLREAKVEVKEIPGKPGSYNAVAYLRPWLQMEELTTSMRMVARIPQKS, from the coding sequence ATGAGTGGAACCCAGGCCCAGCCCGGCGCTGCCGGCACGACCACGACGGAAGAGGGCGGCGTCTCCTTCCTCGACCAGGTCATCGGCGCCACGCGCCAGACCGAGAAGGACCGCGCCCAGGACCTGATCAAGGCGCTGACCGAGGAAGCGCTGAAGGGCACCGTCACCTACAGCAAGAACCTGACGCAGACCTTCAACCGCGCCATCGCCGAGATTGACCGCAAGCTGTCCGACCAGCTGAACGCGATCATCCACCATGAGAAGTTCACCAAGCTCGAAGGCTCCTGGCGCGGGCTGAACCACCTCGTCATGAACAGCGAGACGGGGACGAGCCTCAAGATCCGCCTGCTGCAGGCCAGCAAGCGCGAATTGAACCGTGACCTGACGCGGGCCGTCGAGTTCGACCAGTCCGGCCTGTTCAAGAAGATCTACGAGAACGAATTCGGCACCCCGGGCGGCGAGCCCTATGGCGCGCTGATCGGCGACTACGAATGGACCAACCATCCGGATGACGTCGAGACGCTGCGGCTGATGTCCAACGTGGCCGCCGCCGGCTTCGCGCCCTTCATCTCGGCCGCCGGGCCTGGCATGTTCGGTTTCTCGGACTACCGCGAACTCTCCAAGCCGCGTGACCTGTCGAAGATCTTCGAGACGCAGGAATACGCGAAGTGGCGCTCTTTCCGGGATAGCGAGGATAGCCGCTTCGTCACCCTCGTGCTGCCGCGCGTCATCGCCCGCCTGCCCTATGGCGCGAACACCAAGCCGATTGACGAATTCGCCTATGAGGAAGCGCCCTTCAACGCCGATGGTTCCGCCAAGGCGATGGAGCACAATGAGTATTGCTGGATGAACGCGGCCTATGTGCACGCCGCGCGGCTGACCGACGCCTTCGCCCAATATGGCTGGTGCACCGCCATCCGTGGCGCCGAGGGCGGCGGCAAGGTGACCAACCTGCCGACGCATACCTTCACTTCCGATGACGGTGACATGGACGCGAAATGCCCGACCGAGATCGGCATCACCGACCGGCGCGAGGCAGAGCTCTCCAACAACGGCTTCCTGCCGCTCTGTCACTACAAGAACACCGATTACAGCGTGTTCTTCGGCGCGCAGACGACGCAGAAGCCCAAGAAGTATGATCGCCCGGAAGCCACCGCAAATGCGGCGATTTCCGCCCGCCTGCCCTACATCATGGCGACCAGCCGCTTCGCCCACTTCCTCAAGGTGATGGCGCGCGACAAGATCGGCTCCTTCATGGAGGCGTCGGATTGCGAAGTCTGGCTGAACCGCTGGATCCAGAACTACGTGAACCCGATCGAAGGGGCTGGCCAGGAAAGCCGGGCGAAATACCCGCTGCGTGAAGCGAAGGTCGAGGTGAAGGAAATTCCGGGCAAGCCCGGCTCCTACAACGCCGTCGCCTATCTGCGGCCCTGGTTGCAGATGGAGGAACTCACCACCTCCATGCGCATGGTGGCCCGCATCCCGCAGAAATCCTGA
- the tagF gene encoding type VI secretion system-associated protein TagF, which translates to MTEQRTGLFGKLPAHGDFVRRALPRSFVTPWDAWLSEGIAASRAALGEDWDAAWEAAPIWRFRLAPGVCGPDAAVGVVATSADTVGRRFPITLAAVLPAAAIPPPATWYDALEEAAEAGRAGTLDADGLAAALPLPPPDDPDATLDGRSVFWATGLPPRAMPPPPDFVRLLESPEA; encoded by the coding sequence ATGACGGAGCAGCGCACCGGTTTGTTCGGCAAGCTTCCCGCCCACGGGGATTTCGTCCGCCGCGCCTTGCCGCGCAGCTTCGTGACCCCCTGGGATGCCTGGCTGAGCGAGGGGATCGCCGCTTCCCGTGCCGCCCTGGGCGAGGATTGGGACGCGGCCTGGGAGGCAGCGCCGATCTGGCGCTTCCGCCTGGCGCCCGGCGTCTGTGGCCCGGATGCGGCGGTGGGTGTCGTCGCCACCTCGGCCGATACGGTCGGGCGGCGCTTCCCGATCACGCTGGCGGCCGTCTTGCCCGCCGCCGCCATCCCGCCGCCCGCCACCTGGTATGACGCGCTGGAGGAAGCCGCAGAGGCCGGCCGCGCCGGCACGCTGGACGCCGATGGCCTGGCCGCCGCCCTGCCCCTGCCGCCACCCGATGATCCGGATGCGACGCTGGATGGCCGCAGCGTCTTCTGGGCCACCGGCCTGCCGCCGCGCGCCATGCCGCCGCCGCCCGATTTCGTGCGCTTGCTGGAAAGCCCCGAAGCATGA
- the tssA gene encoding type VI secretion system protein TssA, translating to MDLETLLAPIGEEGGGGEDLRQDYSPSSIYQKLRDARSEARADERARDSEGEGESAVAEGWRQVRRLAAEALGGKSKDFEIAAWLTEALVRMEGLAGLAAGARLLAGLLDQHWDAGFPRPDEEGSEEERLEGRSAPLGGLAGGENDGTVMQPLRRAALFRRPSGETLSIYQYDAAEETAGLADEARREARYAQGVLALDTIETEAKFDRARLVAAVQLATEARAAWQLFQDQCDARFGYYSPSTRRVAEVLDRMVEVATRLGGGAASAESGGTEMMEAGDAATQQGSPMAGAIGVPGFNPAGREQALRTLEQLAAFFQKTEPHSFLAYTLADAARRGRMSLPELLAEVLQDDSARTAMLTALGIRPTAMEEQE from the coding sequence TTGGATCTGGAGACGCTCCTCGCCCCCATCGGCGAGGAGGGCGGCGGAGGCGAGGATCTGCGCCAGGATTATTCGCCAAGCTCGATCTACCAGAAGCTGCGCGACGCACGCTCGGAAGCCCGGGCCGATGAGCGCGCGCGGGATAGCGAGGGCGAAGGCGAGAGCGCCGTCGCGGAGGGTTGGCGCCAGGTCCGCCGCCTCGCGGCCGAGGCGCTGGGCGGCAAGAGCAAGGATTTCGAAATTGCCGCCTGGCTGACCGAGGCACTGGTCCGCATGGAGGGCCTGGCTGGCCTCGCCGCAGGTGCACGGCTGCTGGCCGGCTTGCTCGATCAGCATTGGGATGCGGGCTTCCCCCGGCCCGACGAGGAAGGCAGCGAGGAGGAGCGTCTGGAAGGCCGCTCCGCGCCGCTTGGTGGCCTCGCCGGGGGCGAGAATGACGGCACCGTGATGCAGCCGCTGCGTCGCGCCGCCTTGTTCCGCCGCCCCTCCGGCGAGACGCTGAGCATCTATCAATATGACGCCGCCGAGGAGACGGCCGGCCTCGCGGATGAGGCGCGGCGCGAGGCACGCTACGCGCAGGGCGTCCTGGCACTGGACACGATCGAGACGGAAGCGAAGTTCGATCGCGCCCGGCTGGTCGCCGCGGTGCAGCTGGCAACCGAGGCGCGTGCCGCCTGGCAGCTGTTCCAGGATCAGTGCGATGCGCGCTTTGGCTATTACAGCCCCAGCACCCGCCGCGTGGCCGAAGTGCTGGACCGCATGGTGGAGGTGGCGACCCGTCTGGGCGGCGGCGCGGCCAGTGCCGAGAGCGGCGGCACCGAGATGATGGAAGCGGGCGATGCCGCAACGCAGCAAGGATCACCCATGGCCGGTGCCATTGGCGTGCCCGGCTTCAATCCGGCGGGGCGGGAGCAGGCGCTGCGCACGCTGGAACAACTGGCCGCCTTCTTCCAGAAGACCGAACCACACTCCTTCCTGGCCTATACGCTCGCCGACGCCGCGCGGCGCGGCCGCATGAGCCTGCCTGAATTGCTCGCCGAAGTGCTGCAGGATGACAGTGCGCGCACCGCCATGCTCACCGCGCTGGGTATTCGCCCCACCGCGATGGAAGAGCAGGAATGA